In the Ipomoea triloba cultivar NCNSP0323 chromosome 6, ASM357664v1 genome, one interval contains:
- the LOC116023633 gene encoding ATP-dependent DNA helicase PIF1-like, which produces MSAIDANLGGIFFVYGYGGTRKTFVWRTLSAALRSKGDIVLNVASSGIASLLLPGGRTAHSRFAIPLNPNEDSTCNINQGSELAELIVKCKLIIWDEAPMVHKHCFEALDRSLHDILRFNNPQGLDVPFGGKTVVFGGDFRQILPVIPKGTRQDIVHATINASYLWRYCKVLRLTKNMRLQNSSSNNDYAQLKHFSEWIAKIGDSKIEGQTNECVPNHALTLKVGTPVMLLRNIDHSIGLCNGTRMVITKLGNHVLEARILFGSSAVSRVTTPEGLKILICDSESTRKTSTANIVYKEVFQNL; this is translated from the exons ATGAGTGCTATAGACGCAAATTTAGGTGGCATTTTCTTCGTTTACGGTTATGGAGGGACTAGAAAGACATTTGTCTGGAGAACATTGTCAGCAGCATTAAGGTCAAAAGGAGATATAGTACTCAACGTTGCTTCAAGTGGTATAGCTTCGTTACTACTACCTGGTGGCAGAACTGCTCATTCAAGGTTTGCAATACCACTAAATCCAAATGAGGATTCTACATGTAACATCAATCAAGGTAGCGAATTAGCTGAACTCATTGTTAAATGCAAACTtataatttgggatgaagcGCCAATGGTGCACAAACATTGCTTTGAAGCTTTGGATAGAAGTTTGCATGATATATTGCGTTTCAATAACCCACAAGGGCTAGACGTACCTTTTGGAGGAAAAACAGTTGTGTTTGGTGGAGACTTCAGACAAATTTTACCAGTTATACCAAAAGGAACTAGGCAAGATATTGTGcatgcaacaataaatgcatcTTACCTATGGAGGTATTGTAAAGTCCTACGCTTGACAAAGAATATGAGACTCCAAAACTCATCCTCAAATAATGATTATGCACAACTGAAACATTTTTCTGAATGGATTGCAAAAATAGGAGATAgcaaaattgaggggcaaacaAATGAAT GTGTACCCAATCATGCATTGACATTGAAAGTTGGCACTCCAGTTATGCTATTAAGAAATATTGACCACTCAATTGGTTTATGTAATGGCACAAGAATGGTAATTACTAAACTTGGAAATCATGTTCTAGAAGCAAGGATATTGTTCGGAAGCAGTGCAG TTTCTAGGGTCACTACTCCAGAAGGGctgaaaatattgatttgtgaCAGTGAAAGCACCAGAAAAACTTCAACAGCAAACATTGTATACAAGGAAGTTTTTCAGAATTTGTAA
- the LOC116021882 gene encoding protein CURVATURE THYLAKOID 1C, chloroplastic isoform X1: protein MVHFFVAKLRMIDGHEEVKWRLVFKFRIPKGPKYRSNNPTSPRYTPTAPPSQFSRDCNFSLIFQMASVIARLPPHPAVFINGRRPLFGLSPITTLRTFSEKPVSSTIAAKATSEGSESSTSISFKSIRNVWDKSEDRIALIGLGFAGIVGVWAAINLVAAIDKLPIVPSTLEFIGILFSSWFVYRYLLFKPDREELFRSVNKSISDVLGQ from the exons ATGGTCCACTTCTTTGTTGCTAAACTGCGGATGATTGATGGACACGAAGAAGTGAAGTGGCGTTTAGTCTTCAAATTCAGAATCCCAAAAGGACCCAAATACCGTTCAAACAATCCAACCTCACCCAGGTACACACCCACAGCTCCTCCTTCTCAATTTTCTCGTGACTGCAATTTTTCGCTTATTTTTCAGATGGCCTCCGTTATAGCGAGGTTGCCTCCCCACCCAGCTGTGTTTATCAATGGAAGACGGCCTCTTTTTGGACTTAGTCCGATAACTACTCTTCGTACTTTTTCGG AAAAACCAGTTAGTTCAACAATTGCTGCAAAGGCCACTAGTGAAGGCTCTGAATCTTCTACCTCGATTTCTTTTAAATCTATACGGAATGTT TGGGATAAATCAGAAGACCGTATTGCGTTGATTGGATTGGGTTTTGCTGGTATTGTTGGGGTTTGGGCAGCAATAAATCTTGTTGCG GCTATCGACAAACTTCCTATAGTCCCAAGTACGCTTGAATTTATAGGAATATTGTTTTCTTCT TGGTTCGTATATCGCTACCTCCTGTTCAAACCTGACag aGAAGAGTTGTTTCGATCAGTGAATAAATCGATCTCAGATGTCTTGGGTCAGTAA
- the LOC116021882 gene encoding protein CURVATURE THYLAKOID 1C, chloroplastic isoform X2 → MASVIARLPPHPAVFINGRRPLFGLSPITTLRTFSEKPVSSTIAAKATSEGSESSTSISFKSIRNVWDKSEDRIALIGLGFAGIVGVWAAINLVAAIDKLPIVPSTLEFIGILFSSWFVYRYLLFKPDREELFRSVNKSISDVLGQ, encoded by the exons ATGGCCTCCGTTATAGCGAGGTTGCCTCCCCACCCAGCTGTGTTTATCAATGGAAGACGGCCTCTTTTTGGACTTAGTCCGATAACTACTCTTCGTACTTTTTCGG AAAAACCAGTTAGTTCAACAATTGCTGCAAAGGCCACTAGTGAAGGCTCTGAATCTTCTACCTCGATTTCTTTTAAATCTATACGGAATGTT TGGGATAAATCAGAAGACCGTATTGCGTTGATTGGATTGGGTTTTGCTGGTATTGTTGGGGTTTGGGCAGCAATAAATCTTGTTGCG GCTATCGACAAACTTCCTATAGTCCCAAGTACGCTTGAATTTATAGGAATATTGTTTTCTTCT TGGTTCGTATATCGCTACCTCCTGTTCAAACCTGACag aGAAGAGTTGTTTCGATCAGTGAATAAATCGATCTCAGATGTCTTGGGTCAGTAA